The DNA window AGGGTGCGCTTTCCGGGCATTGGTCCGTGAAGGTGTCCGGCAACTGGCGGCTGACCTTCCGCTTCGAGAACGGAGACGCCCACGTTGTGAACTATCAGGACTACCACTAGGAGCCTCGCCATGAGCGCCAAAACCCGCAAGCCGACCCATCCCGGGGCTATCATCCTTCGGGACTACATGGAGCCGCTGAACCTGACCGTAACCGCCCTTGCCGCGCACCTGGGAATCAGCCGCAAGCATCTTTCCCAGGTGATACATGAACGGGCCTGCATCACGTCGGGCATGGCCCTACGCCTTGCCCGAGCCTTCAACACCACGCCGGAATTGTGGCTGAATCTCCAGCGCAAGCGCGACCTGTGGGAGGCCGAGCGGGAGACGCCGGGCTTGAAGGACGTTGCCCCTCTTCCTGGCCTGCCGGAGAAGTACGCCGCATAGGCTGGAACCGGGCAGGAGGCGGGCCTGTTCACCCTCCGGCAGGGTGGGGGAAGCCCTCCCCGAATGGGGGTAGCTATGGGGGTAGCAGCTATGACGCTCTCATATTTTCTTTAACTATAACAGCATATTGCGGTTTAATTTCGACTCCCGCCCTGGGCACCACGTTGTTAGCAGCCGCATGGACTTGACGGAACGCGCGGTCTGGTCTACCCCAGTCTTGTGCCGCGCGGGACATGTGACCGCCGCGGCGCTTTTTTGTAACCCCCCGAAATTGGATCAGGTGTGGACATGGAAAGCATCCCGATTTCCGTGGAAGGCTTCGAATTGCTCAAAAAGGAACTGGAGCGGCTCAAGAAGGAGCGCCCGGCGGTCATCCAGGCCATCAAGGAAGCGCGCGAGGAAGGCGACCTGCGGGAAAACGCGGGTTACGACGCCGCCCGTGAGCGCCAGGGCATGCTGGAGGCCAAGATCAATTACATCGAGTCGCGCATGGCGCGCTTCACGGTCATCGACCTGAAGAGCCTGGGCGGCAGCAAGATCAGCTACGGTGCCACGGTGGAAATCGAGGAAGTCGAGACCGGTGAGCGCCGCCGCTACACCCTGCTTGGCCCGGACGAGACCGCTTTCGTGCCGGGCAGCATCTCCGTGCTCTCGCCCATGGGACGGGCCCTGCTGGGCAAGGAGGAAGGGGACGACGCGGTGGTGGACGCCCCGCGCGGCAAGGTCGAATACGAGATACTCAGCGTCCACTTCGCGGAAGTGAGCATCGGCTCCTGAACGAAGACGACGATTTCCCGCAATGAAAAAGGCCGACGGTCGCACCGTCGGCCTTTTTTTCTCGGCGACCGTTCATTCCGGGCCGTAGCAATGGTAGCCGCGCCCAGGCCAGTGGGCCACCTCCCGTTCCACGTAGTCGTCGAACCAGAGTGCCTCGGGGTTGCCGCGAAAAACCATGAAACCGCTCTCGCGCTGGGGATCGGCCGCGCGGTGGTAGCGGAAGAAAATCTGATCCTCGGTGCGCCCCGCCACTTCGATCTTTCCAGACGAGTGCGACATGACGAGCTTGGCCCGCTTGGCCAGACCCGAGCAGTCCATTATGGCCCGCTGGAAGAGGTCGTAGGCACGCTCCACGGGCACGGTGAAACGCAGGTTTCCGGCCGTGGGGCGGCAAATGAAGACGTAATAGGGCGCGGCCCCGGCGAAGGACAGCTTGCGGAACAGCTCGGTGAGCACGGCCGAGTCGTCGTTGATCCCGCGCAGGATGGGCGTCTGATTGGCCACCACGACTCCGGCCCGTCCCAGCAGATCGATGGCGGCCACGGCCTGTTCGGTGAGTTCGCGCGGATGATTGAAATGGCTCATGACGTACATCTTGCGGCCTGGACGGCTGTAACGGCTGAACATCTCCAGCAGCGACGGGTCTCCGAGCACCCGATAGGGATTGTAGGCCAGCATCTTGCTGCCGATGCGCAGGATCTTCACATGGGGAATCTCGCGCAGTCTCCGCACCAGCGATTCCAGACGAGGCGTGGGCAGGAAAAGAGGGTCGCCGCCGGTGAGCAATACGTTGGTCAGTTCGGGGTGCGTGCGCACATATTCCACGGCCGCGTCCAGGTCGCGCCCCTTGCCGGGGTCACGTTTCATGAACCCGCGCTTGCGGAAGCAGAAACGACAAATGGCCCCGCAGACTTCGCTGGCCAGGAGCAGGGCCGTCTCGCCGTACTTGTGCTGCAACCCCGGGACCAGGGTGTAGCGATGCTCTTCCGAGGCGTCGAGGTCGCCCCACTCTTCCAACTCGTCCGGGTGGGGCACCACGATGCGTCGTATGGGGTCTTCTGGATCATCCCAGTCGATGAGGGAGAGGTAATAATCGTTGGCGCGGAAGGGATACTTGTCGGCGACGTCCCGCAAGGCGTCACGCTCCCCCGGCGCCAGCCAGTCAAGATGCTCGATTTTTGTGATGAAACGAGGATAGGCTTGCATCGGCAGCTCCTTGGATAGTGGTTTGCGGTGGGCGGGTGAACGACGGCTGAAGACCGATGGGCCTCGACGGGCCCGATCAGCGGCTTTTCCCTATCTGGCAGTATGCACGAAAAAGGCCCGCCGGGTCAAGCGAGGCGGCCCTGTCGGCCGGGAAACGGCCGGTCGGCGAGGAAAATCAGACGGTCAGGGCTTGGGTGGCTTGTTCTTGAACGATTCCCGGGGATACTTGGCTTCGTTGCGGGCCATCTTGGCCCAGGCCGCGCGCGTCAGGTCCACATCCAGTTCGTCGGCCAGCCGCAGCAGATAGATGAACACGTCGGCCATCTCGGACTCCACGGCCGCCCGTTTCTCTCCGGCCAGGAAGCGGCTCTCCTCCTGCTCCAACCATTGGAACTGCTCCACCAGCTCACCGCATTCAGCGGCCAGGGCCATGACCAAATTCTTGGGCGTCTGGAAACGCTGCCAGCCACGTTCGGCCACGAACGTCCGCAGGCGCTCCCTGACCATTTCGATGGTTGCTGATTCAACTTCATGCATGTCGTGAACACTCCTCCGACGCAGGAAAAATTCACTTGCCGAGGCCCAGAACCCGCTTGCTCACCACAACCATGACCCGGGCCTGGGACTTGAGCCGGCCGGCCACGAACTCACCCCGTTCGTCCGAACCGCAGAAGAGGTCCACCCGGGTCTGCTTGATGGCGCCGCCCGTGTCCTGGGCCAGCATGAGGCCCCGGAAGCGTTCCTCGCCCCCGGCGGGAACGGGCAACCGGGTATCCAGGGCGAAGACCGCCCCCAGGGGCATCACGCCCCGATCCACGGCGGCCGAGACGAAGGGGGTCAGCACTTGGCCCGCCGAGCCGTAGGGACCGTCGTCGGCCAAGCGGAAAAAGACGTAGCTCGGGTTGGTGTCCAGCAGTTCCCGCCGCAGATCCGGCCGCTCGGCCAAAAGGCTCCGGATGGCGGGCATGCTGGCCGCCTCGCGGGGCAACAGCCCCCGCTGATCCATGATCTTGGCCAGGGAGACATATTCCCGACCGTTCTTTCCGGCGTAGAGCACGTGCTTGACCCGGCCGTCCGGGAGCACGAGCCTGCCGGAGCCCTGGATCTGGAGAAAGAACACGTCCACGGGATCACGGGTCCAGGCGATCTCGAGTCCTCGCCCGTTCAACGCGCCTCGTCCGTCGATGGCCGCGCGATCGTGATACGGCTCCAAGCGGCCGTTCACCAATCGGTAGGTCAGCTGCTGTCCCTGCCACTTGGGATGGAAACGTCCCAGGTCGACCACCTGAAGGTCGTCGGGAGGGCCATACAGCGGCACGGGATAGCCGGGCGCCGGGGTCAGAGAGGCCTTCAGCCAGGGCTCATAGTAGCCGCTGAGCAGCGTCTCGGGAGCCAGTTGGAACCAGACGAACTCCCGGGCCAGGACCGCCGGGTCGCGGTCCAGTTCGGGCAACAGGCGCAACAGGTCTTCCAGGGTGGCGCGCAGATCCGCCCAGGTCAGGCGCAGGCCGGGACGGTCCACGGCCGTCGCCTCGGCGGGTCGGGAGGAGACGTAGGCCAGACTGCGGCGCAGCCCGGGCGCCAGCTCACGCCAGGAGGATAAGCCCTGGGCCGAGGGCGTCAGGCCGAGGGACAAAGAAGCGGCCTCGCTGCTGGGCAGTGGCTGGTAGCCTGGGGCTTCCAGCACGGGCGCGGGGAGCGCGGGCGGGCCCGAGGGGACTTTGGGGGCGCGGGGGGCGCAGCCGAAGATGATGACGAGCAGCGCCAGAGCCAGCGCCGCGCACGAAAGAGGCGCACGGTGAAGCTGTCGCAAATCAGGACTCCGAATCGGATGAGGGGGGCTGACAGTTGCAGCGGTCGGAAAGCATGTCGCGGTACTCCTCGCCGTAGATGCGCAGCATGACCATCACGAAGGTCAACGTCAACGGGCCGTAGAGGATGCCCGCGATGCCGAAGGCCGAGATGCCGCCGAGCACGGCCAGGAAGACGAAGAAGGTCGAAACCTGGGACGCCTCGCGCAGCAGCAGCGGTCGGAGCACCGTGTCCACGCTGGTGACCAGGACGCCGCACCAGAGGGCCAGGAAGACGGCCCAACCGGTCTGCCCCTGGATAAGCAGCCAGCCTGCCGCAGGAACCCAGACGAGGCCGGTGCCGACCACCGGCACCAAGGCCGCCAGAGCCATGACCCCGCCCCAGAACAGGGCCGGGAGACCCACGATGGCCAGGCCGATGCCGCCGAGGAGGCCCTGCAGCGCGGCGATGAAGAGCGTGCCCACCAGCACGGAACGGGCCACACGCTGGATGTTCTCGATGATCAGATCCTCCTGCTCCGTGCGAAGCGGGCAGAGATAGCGCAGCTTCTCGACCATGTCCCGCCCGTCGCGCAGGAAATAGAAAACGATGAAGACGAGGAGCAGGAGGTGAAAGATGAGCCGGGCCGTGTTGGTGAACAGTTGGCGCCCGGCCTCCACGGCGATCTGGCCGAGGTTGCGGGAGAACTCCAGAAGCCGGGCCTGGATGTCCGAGGCGTCGAGCTGCACGAAGGGCAGCTGCTCACGCAGCCAGACGAGGTGCTGGTCCAGTTGATGGGCGTCCAGGAGCTTGGCGAAATCGGTCTCGCGGGCCCAAACGTTCAGGGCCTGGAAGGTGTCGCGGGCCTGAATCACCAGCCCGAAGGTCAGGAAGAACAGCGGCAGGCCGATGCAGACCACGATGATCAGTACCGTGATCAGGGCCGCGAGCGTGCGCCTCCCTCCGGTTCGGCGCTGGATGCGGTTGAACAGGGGTGAAAAGATGAGTGAGACGACCCCGGAAAAGACGATGGTGTGCAGAAACGGCCCGGCGATGACGTAGGTCAGGTAAAGGGCGAACAGAAGCATCGTCAGGAGGAAGTAGATGTATATCTTGTCCGTACGCGTGGGACCGCTCATGCCGTGTCTCCGGAATGTTGCGCCGGGCGTTTCCCGGCAAGGGTGTTCAGAAGAACGCCCTCCAGGCGATCGATGTCCACGGGTTTGGCCACATAGGCGTCCATGCCCGCGTCCAGGCACCACTGCTCGTCCCCGGCCAGGGCGTGCGCCGTGAGCGCGACGATGGGCAGGGCCGGGTCCACCCCGGGCAGCCCCGCCCTGATGCGCCGCGTGGCCTCGATGCCGTCCAGCACAGGCATCTGCACGTCCATGATCACGAGATCGCAGGGCGTTCCGGCCAGGAGATCCAGGAGTTCCCGGCCGTTCTCCACGGCCGTGACCCGGCAGCCCCGACGTTCCAGGCCGCGAATCACGAACCGGCGGTTGACCAAGTTGTCCTCGGCCATGACCACGTGCCGCCCCTGGAGGGAGCCCGTGGCGGGCCTGGCCTGGTCGGTTGCCGGTTGCGGCCGCGCGCTGCCGTCCGGGCGCAGGAGAAAAGGAGCCGTGAAATGGAAAGAGCTGCCCCGCCCGACCACGCTCTCGGCCCACATGGCCCCGCCCATGAGGGCCACCAGCTTGCGGCAGGTGGCCAGACCCAGGCCCAGACCGCCATGGCGGCGGGTCATGTAGTCCTCTACCTGGGTAAAGCTTTCGAAAATGTCCCCCAGGCGGTCGGCCGGGATGCCGGGGCCGGTGTCGGAAACCGTGAAATGCAGCCGGGCCCGCTCCCGCCCGGTTTCTGGGCAGCGCTCCGAAGCCGAGGCGTCACACAGCGCAGCCTTCACGAGCACACGTCCCTCGGCGGTGTAGCGCACGGCGTTATGCAGCAAATGTCCCAATATCTGGCGCAGGCGGCCGTGATCCCCACGCAAGGCATGGGGCACGCCATCGTCGATCTCCACCGAGAGGCTCAATCCCTTGCGGCCGGCCGGCAGCCGATGGGGCGCGACCACGGAGTCGAGCACGTCCGACAGTTCGAAATCGCCTTCCCGCAGTTCCAGAATTCGGGCCTCGATCTTGGAGTAGTCCAGAATCTGGTTGATGACCGTGAGCAGGGAGAGGGCCGAATCCTTGATGAGTTCCAGGTTCTCCTGGTGCTCCTCCGGCAGCCCGGAGAGGAGCATGAGGTCGGTCATGCCGAGGATGCCGTTGAGCGGGGTGCGCAGTTCGTGGCTGATGGTGGCCAGGAAGGAGGTCTTGGCCTCGTTGGCGGCCTCGGCGGCGCGCATGGCCCGCAGCAGCTCCCGCTCCATGCGCGACTTGTACAGGGCCAGCTCGATGGCGGTCTGGAGATCCCTATCCTCATATGGTTTCACCAGAAAAGCGTAGGGCCCGGACTGTTTGGCCCGGGCCACGGTGTCCTCGTCCCAAAAGGCCGTGAGGAAGATGATCGGGGTGTGGAACTGGCGGCTGATGTTCTCGGCGGCCTCGACTCCGTCCATCCGCCCCTTGAGCCGAACATCCATGAGTACGAGGTCGGGCCGCTTTTCGCCGCATAGTCGAACCGCGTCCTCTCCGTTGTCGGCCAGCCCCGCCGAGGAATAGCCGAGCCGCGCAAGGGAAGCCGCCAGGGCCATGCCGATGACGCGCTCGTCGTCCACGACGAGAATGCTGGGGGGGCGTCCGCCGCCGTTCTGGGCCATGCCGTCGCGTTCCACGCCTGGTGATTCCTTCGTGCGGGTCAAATACAGGAATATTCCATTCTTACGCCCCAACCTCCGCGCAGGTCAAGACACGGCGGCTTCCCCGGAGGGGAAAAGCTTGCCACTTCAAGGCGCGGATAGTTGACGCTTCCCGCGTCTTGGTTGTAGTGGAAGGTCTTCACCGCCACAAGACCGGGAACCGTATCCAAAGTTTTCCAACCGCGATATGGAGGACGCCATGCTGAAAAAACTTTGCCTGCCTTTGCTCTTTGCGTTGCTTGCCCTGTCCCTGGCCGCCTGTGAGCAGAAGGCCGAGCAGAAGCCCGCCGCCGAGCAGAAGCCCGCCGCCGCCGAGGCCGCTCCCAAGAAGCTCATCGTCTTCGCCTCGGACTGCACCTGGCCTCCCATGGAGATGGTCGACGAGGCCACCAAGCAGTGCAAGGGCTTCGGCCCCGACCTGGTCGCCGCCATCGCCAAGGCCGGCGGCTTCGACGTGAAGGTCGAGAACACCGCCTGGGACGGCATCTTCGCCGGTCTGGCCGCGGGCAAGTACCAGGCCATTTCCTCCTCGGTGTCCATCACCGACGAACGCAAGAAGACCATGGATTTCACCGATCCCTACTTCGAGGTCCAGCAGGGTGTCGTGGTGCCCAAGACGGCCACCGTGACGAGTCTGGCCGACCTGAAGGGCAAGACCATCGGCGCGCAGATCAACACCACCGGCCACTTCACCGCCAAGAAGGTTGAGGGCGCCAAGGAAGTGAAGGGCTACGACGAAGTGGGTCTGGCCATGAAGGACCTGGTCAACGGCCGCCTCGACGCCGTCATCTGCGACGACGCCGTGGCCACCGACTACGCGCTGAGCAATCCCGACTACTCCAAGACCCTGACCGTGGGCTTCCTGGTCAAGCCGGATTCTCCCGAATACCTGGGCTTCGCCGTGCAGAAGGGCGACAAGGCGACCCTGGACCTGATCAACAAGGGCCTCGCGGCCGTCAAGGCCAGCGGCGAGTACGACAAGATCTACGCCAAGTGGTTCAAGAAGTAGGCCCCATCGGCAGTCAATCCCGGGGGCCCGGGCGATCCCGGGCCCCCTTTTTCATGACCTTCAACCAGCACTAGCCATGAGCACAACTCCCCTCTCCCTAGACGTCAGCGACGGCGCGGCCATTCCTCGCAAGAAAGACCGAGGGCTCTTCTCGGCCTGGTGGCTGTCCTTCATCGGCGCGCTGGCCATCACGGCCTTTCTCTGCATCACCCGGCCGGACCCCTATCTGCGCATCCTGGCCTTCGTCCCGGACGGCATCCTGGTGACCTTCCAGGTGACCACCCTGTCCATTCTCCTGGCCCTGGTCCTGGGACTGATCACGGGGCTCGGGCGCATCTCGCGCAACCGGGCCCTGAACCTCATCGCCTCCACCTATGTGGAGGTGATCCGCGGCATCCCCCTGTTGGTGCAGCTTTTCTACATCTACTACGCCCTGGCCGCCATTCCCTACGTAAGCAAGCTGCCCCCCCTGGCCTCGGCCGTCATCGCCATGGGCTTCTGCTACGGCGCCTACATGGGCGAAGTCTTCCGGGCGGGCATCGAGTCCATCGACAAGGGCCAGACCGAGGCGGCCCGCTCACTGGGCTTCAACCGCCGCCAGACCATGCTGCTGGTCATCCTGCCCCAGGCCTGGCGCACCATCCTGCCGCCGGTGGGCAACGAATTCATCGCCCTGCTCAAGGACAGCTCCCTGGTCTCCATCCTGGCCGTGGCCGACCTGCTGCGCCGGGGACGGGAGTTCGCCGGAGAGACCTTCTTCTACTTCGAGGCCTACACCATCGTGGCCCTGGTCTATCTGGTCATCACGCTGGTTCTGTCCAAGGGCGTCAGCCACATGGAATCAAGGCTCAACTACTATGACCGACATTAACCCCATCATCGACATCAGGAACGTCAGCAAGCTTTTCGGCAGCCTGCGCGCCCTGAACAACGTCTCCCTGTCCATCCGCCCCAGCGAGAAGGTGGTCATCATCGGCCCCTCGGGCTCGGGCAAGAGCACGCTCCTGCGCACCATCAACCAGTTGGAGCAGGTGGACCAGGGCACGATCCTCGTGGACGGCCAGGAAGTCACCTCGCCCGACACCGACATCAACAGGGTGCGCATGGAACTGGGCATGGTTTTCCAGTCCTTCAACCTGTTCCCACACAAGACCGTGTTGGAAAACCTGACCATGGCCCCGATCAAGCTCAAGAACGTGCCCAAGCTGGAGGCCGAGAGCCGGGCCATGGGCCTGCTCAAGAAGGTCGGCATCCAGGAGAAGGCCCACGTCTACCCCACCATGCTCTCCGGCGGCCAGCAGCAGCGCGTGGCCATCGCCCGGGCCCTGGCCATGCAGCCCAAGATCATGCTCTTCGACGAGCCCACCAGCGCCCTGGACCCGGAGATGATCGGCGAGGTTCTGGACGTCATGGTCAAGCTGGCCCGCGAGGGCATGACCATGGTGGTCGTCACGCACGAAATGGGTTTCGCCCGGGAAGTGGCCGACCGCGTGGTCTTCATGGACGCGGGCACGATCATCGAGGAGGGCACCCCGGAGCACTTCTTCACCGCGCCCCGGCACGACCGGGCCAAGCTCTTCCTCAGCCAGATTCTTTAGCGACGAAAAAGGAGCGGCGGGACATCGCGCCCCGCCGCTCCTTTCTCCTTCTTTCAACAAACTCAAAGCACCGCATTCCAGGCGTGCCCCGCCAGGGGCGCGTAGCCCTGTTCGCGGGCCAGCACCTCCAGGGGCAGCATGGCCAGGGCGGCCATGTCCGGTTCCGGGACGTCCACCAACTCCCCCGTGTCCAGGCACAGGCAATAGGTCTTGCAGGACCGGCAGACGTCCACCCGCTCGAAGGGGCGCTCGGCCACATGCAGATGGAACAACTGATCCGGTTCCTCGACGCCGCAGGCCGGGCAGAAGACCCGCTTGCAACGCCATTGGGTCGAACAAGTGGCACACCGCATCCAGCGCTGGCCGCCGTGGGCCTGGATGAAATCCGACTCGTCACGCACCCGCACGAGTTGAGAATAGTTCGGCGCGCCGCCGCAGATCGGGCAAGAACCGCGCAGCCAGGGCAATCCCTTGATCCGCTCGGCCAGATCCCGCGCCTGGCGCTCCACGAACGGTTTGGCGATCTGGGCGGCGGCGAAGCCCAAGACATCCTCCGAAACTCCCGCCGGGGGCTGAACCTTGGCCTCGAACGCCAGGGCGAACAACGCGTCCGGCGGCATTGAGCCGTCGGCCAGACTCCGGCGCAATATCGCCAATTCTCCCGCCAGGGCGGGAAAAGCCCGCTCCATGACCGGCAGGAGCGTCGCGGCGGCCCCGCCCAGCGCGGGACCAGGATTCTGGAATCCCGAATCCGCCAGAAGCCAGACTCCCTGGCCGAACCGCGCGAGGTCCGGCTCCGGCGTCGCGCCGCGCCACCCCGGAGCCTGTTCACGAATCTCGGCC is part of the Desulfovibrio aminophilus DSM 12254 genome and encodes:
- a CDS encoding formate dehydrogenase accessory protein FdhE, which gives rise to MHGGEQTTEEGRRILNDARRFASQAPALETLFSAFGPVLAAQAEIREQAPGWRGATPEPDLARFGQGVWLLADSGFQNPGPALGGAAATLLPVMERAFPALAGELAILRRSLADGSMPPDALFALAFEAKVQPPAGVSEDVLGFAAAQIAKPFVERQARDLAERIKGLPWLRGSCPICGGAPNYSQLVRVRDESDFIQAHGGQRWMRCATCSTQWRCKRVFCPACGVEEPDQLFHLHVAERPFERVDVCRSCKTYCLCLDTGELVDVPEPDMAALAMLPLEVLAREQGYAPLAGHAWNAVL
- a CDS encoding type II toxin-antitoxin system RelE/ParE family toxin, with translation GALSGHWSVKVSGNWRLTFRFENGDAHVVNYQDYH
- a CDS encoding KamA family radical SAM protein, coding for MQAYPRFITKIEHLDWLAPGERDALRDVADKYPFRANDYYLSLIDWDDPEDPIRRIVVPHPDELEEWGDLDASEEHRYTLVPGLQHKYGETALLLASEVCGAICRFCFRKRGFMKRDPGKGRDLDAAVEYVRTHPELTNVLLTGGDPLFLPTPRLESLVRRLREIPHVKILRIGSKMLAYNPYRVLGDPSLLEMFSRYSRPGRKMYVMSHFNHPRELTEQAVAAIDLLGRAGVVVANQTPILRGINDDSAVLTELFRKLSFAGAAPYYVFICRPTAGNLRFTVPVERAYDLFQRAIMDCSGLAKRAKLVMSHSSGKIEVAGRTEDQIFFRYHRAADPQRESGFMVFRGNPEALWFDDYVEREVAHWPGRGYHCYGPE
- a CDS encoding amino acid ABC transporter permease, whose translation is MSTTPLSLDVSDGAAIPRKKDRGLFSAWWLSFIGALAITAFLCITRPDPYLRILAFVPDGILVTFQVTTLSILLALVLGLITGLGRISRNRALNLIASTYVEVIRGIPLLVQLFYIYYALAAIPYVSKLPPLASAVIAMGFCYGAYMGEVFRAGIESIDKGQTEAARSLGFNRRQTMLLVILPQAWRTILPPVGNEFIALLKDSSLVSILAVADLLRRGREFAGETFFYFEAYTIVALVYLVITLVLSKGVSHMESRLNYYDRH
- a CDS encoding nucleotide pyrophosphohydrolase; translation: MHEVESATIEMVRERLRTFVAERGWQRFQTPKNLVMALAAECGELVEQFQWLEQEESRFLAGEKRAAVESEMADVFIYLLRLADELDVDLTRAAWAKMARNEAKYPRESFKNKPPKP
- the mltA gene encoding murein transglycosylase A, with protein sequence MRQLHRAPLSCAALALALLVIIFGCAPRAPKVPSGPPALPAPVLEAPGYQPLPSSEAASLSLGLTPSAQGLSSWRELAPGLRRSLAYVSSRPAEATAVDRPGLRLTWADLRATLEDLLRLLPELDRDPAVLAREFVWFQLAPETLLSGYYEPWLKASLTPAPGYPVPLYGPPDDLQVVDLGRFHPKWQGQQLTYRLVNGRLEPYHDRAAIDGRGALNGRGLEIAWTRDPVDVFFLQIQGSGRLVLPDGRVKHVLYAGKNGREYVSLAKIMDQRGLLPREAASMPAIRSLLAERPDLRRELLDTNPSYVFFRLADDGPYGSAGQVLTPFVSAAVDRGVMPLGAVFALDTRLPVPAGGEERFRGLMLAQDTGGAIKQTRVDLFCGSDERGEFVAGRLKSQARVMVVVSKRVLGLGK
- a CDS encoding amino acid ABC transporter ATP-binding protein — protein: MTDINPIIDIRNVSKLFGSLRALNNVSLSIRPSEKVVIIGPSGSGKSTLLRTINQLEQVDQGTILVDGQEVTSPDTDINRVRMELGMVFQSFNLFPHKTVLENLTMAPIKLKNVPKLEAESRAMGLLKKVGIQEKAHVYPTMLSGGQQQRVAIARALAMQPKIMLFDEPTSALDPEMIGEVLDVMVKLAREGMTMVVVTHEMGFAREVADRVVFMDAGTIIEEGTPEHFFTAPRHDRAKLFLSQIL
- a CDS encoding HigA family addiction module antitoxin; translated protein: MSAKTRKPTHPGAIILRDYMEPLNLTVTALAAHLGISRKHLSQVIHERACITSGMALRLARAFNTTPELWLNLQRKRDLWEAERETPGLKDVAPLPGLPEKYAA
- a CDS encoding basic amino acid ABC transporter substrate-binding protein — its product is MLKKLCLPLLFALLALSLAACEQKAEQKPAAEQKPAAAEAAPKKLIVFASDCTWPPMEMVDEATKQCKGFGPDLVAAIAKAGGFDVKVENTAWDGIFAGLAAGKYQAISSSVSITDERKKTMDFTDPYFEVQQGVVVPKTATVTSLADLKGKTIGAQINTTGHFTAKKVEGAKEVKGYDEVGLAMKDLVNGRLDAVICDDAVATDYALSNPDYSKTLTVGFLVKPDSPEYLGFAVQKGDKATLDLINKGLAAVKASGEYDKIYAKWFKK
- a CDS encoding AI-2E family transporter translates to MSGPTRTDKIYIYFLLTMLLFALYLTYVIAGPFLHTIVFSGVVSLIFSPLFNRIQRRTGGRRTLAALITVLIIVVCIGLPLFFLTFGLVIQARDTFQALNVWARETDFAKLLDAHQLDQHLVWLREQLPFVQLDASDIQARLLEFSRNLGQIAVEAGRQLFTNTARLIFHLLLLVFIVFYFLRDGRDMVEKLRYLCPLRTEQEDLIIENIQRVARSVLVGTLFIAALQGLLGGIGLAIVGLPALFWGGVMALAALVPVVGTGLVWVPAAGWLLIQGQTGWAVFLALWCGVLVTSVDTVLRPLLLREASQVSTFFVFLAVLGGISAFGIAGILYGPLTLTFVMVMLRIYGEEYRDMLSDRCNCQPPSSDSES
- the greA gene encoding transcription elongation factor GreA, which produces MESIPISVEGFELLKKELERLKKERPAVIQAIKEAREEGDLRENAGYDAARERQGMLEAKINYIESRMARFTVIDLKSLGGSKISYGATVEIEEVETGERRRYTLLGPDETAFVPGSISVLSPMGRALLGKEEGDDAVVDAPRGKVEYEILSVHFAEVSIGS
- a CDS encoding hybrid sensor histidine kinase/response regulator produces the protein MERDGMAQNGGGRPPSILVVDDERVIGMALAASLARLGYSSAGLADNGEDAVRLCGEKRPDLVLMDVRLKGRMDGVEAAENISRQFHTPIIFLTAFWDEDTVARAKQSGPYAFLVKPYEDRDLQTAIELALYKSRMERELLRAMRAAEAANEAKTSFLATISHELRTPLNGILGMTDLMLLSGLPEEHQENLELIKDSALSLLTVINQILDYSKIEARILELREGDFELSDVLDSVVAPHRLPAGRKGLSLSVEIDDGVPHALRGDHGRLRQILGHLLHNAVRYTAEGRVLVKAALCDASASERCPETGRERARLHFTVSDTGPGIPADRLGDIFESFTQVEDYMTRRHGGLGLGLATCRKLVALMGGAMWAESVVGRGSSFHFTAPFLLRPDGSARPQPATDQARPATGSLQGRHVVMAEDNLVNRRFVIRGLERRGCRVTAVENGRELLDLLAGTPCDLVIMDVQMPVLDGIEATRRIRAGLPGVDPALPIVALTAHALAGDEQWCLDAGMDAYVAKPVDIDRLEGVLLNTLAGKRPAQHSGDTA